The following proteins are co-located in the Streptomyces sp. NBC_01198 genome:
- a CDS encoding class I SAM-dependent methyltransferase, which produces MARDFDELLAEAGTVSVDGWDFSWLDGRATEQRPSWGYQRAMGERLAVATAALDIQTGGGEVLAGVPRMPPLMAATESWPPNLAKATALLHPRGAVVVADQDEPPLPFAGAAFDLVVSRHPVTVWWDEIARVLRPGGTYFSQQVGPASGVELVEFFLGPQPGARDGGPRHPDRARERLRAAGLELVQLRPETLRMEFRDIGAVVYFLRKVIWMVPGFTVDRYRDRLRELHDRITAEGPFVTRSTRMLVEARKPAA; this is translated from the coding sequence CTGGCTCGACGGGCGGGCGACCGAGCAGCGCCCCTCATGGGGTTACCAGCGGGCGATGGGGGAGCGGCTGGCCGTGGCCACGGCGGCGCTGGACATCCAGACCGGCGGCGGCGAGGTGCTCGCCGGTGTGCCCAGGATGCCGCCGCTGATGGCCGCCACCGAATCCTGGCCGCCGAATCTGGCCAAGGCCACCGCGCTGCTGCACCCGCGCGGCGCCGTCGTGGTCGCCGACCAGGACGAGCCGCCGCTGCCCTTCGCCGGCGCGGCCTTCGACCTGGTGGTCAGCCGGCACCCGGTCACCGTGTGGTGGGACGAGATCGCCCGGGTGCTGCGGCCCGGCGGCACGTACTTCTCCCAGCAGGTCGGCCCGGCCAGCGGTGTCGAGCTGGTGGAGTTCTTCCTGGGGCCGCAGCCCGGCGCGCGCGACGGTGGCCCGCGCCACCCGGACCGGGCCAGGGAGCGCCTGCGGGCAGCCGGCCTTGAGCTGGTCCAGCTGCGGCCCGAGACGCTGCGGATGGAGTTCCGCGACATCGGCGCGGTCGTGTACTTCCTGCGCAAGGTGATCTGGATGGTGCCCGGCTTCACCGTCGACCGCTACCGGGACCGGCTGCGCGAGCTGCACGACCGCATCACCGCCGAGGGCCCGTTCGTCACCCGCTCCACCCGCATGCTGGTCGAGGCCCGCAAGCCGGCGGCGTGA
- a CDS encoding discoidin domain-containing protein → MLAPPTGTTALRTSVLSNRRKTAAAVITALIASLLLFVPMRSAHAADTLLSQGKTATASSSENAGTPASAAVDGNTGTRWSSAAADPQWLQVDLGATDTISSVTLNWETAYGKAFKIQTSTDGSNWTDVYSTTTGTGGNQTLAVNGSGRFVRMYGTARATGYGYSLWEFQVYGSTGGGSTPPASGTLLSQGKTATASSTENAGTPASAAVDGNTATRWSSAAADPQWLQVDLGATDTISSVTLNWESAYGKAFKIQTSADGSSWTDVYSTTTGTGGNQTLNVSGSGRYVRVYGTTRATGYGYSLWEFQVYGTAGGGGTTTPPPTDPGGPIQGGGDLGSNVKVFDPSTPNIQGQLDTIFQQQEGNQFGDARYQVFFKPGTYNGLNDQVGFYTSVSGLGRNPDDVQINGDITVDAGWFNGNATQNFWRSVENLAVKPVNGTDRWAVAQAAPFRRIHVEGGLNLAPNGYGWASGGYIADSKIDGTVGPYSQQQWYTRDSSIGGWTNGVWNMVFSGVQGAPAQGFPNPVYTTLNTTPESREKPYMYLDSSGNYAVFVPNLRTNASGVSWPNTPGTSLPLSQFYVAKPGVSAATINAALAQGLNLVFTPGIYHVDQPINVTRANTVVLGLGYATIVPDNGVDAVKVSDVDGVRLAGFLIDAGAGNSPQLLQVGAQGSTASHASNPTTIQDVFVRVGGARAAQAQTAFEINSNDVIIDHTWIWRADHGSAPTGWTVNPADIGLKVNGNNVLATGLFVEHFKKYDVEWHGQNGRTIFFQNEKAYDAPNQAAVQNGSVRGFAAYKVDDNVTTHEGWGLGSYCNYTADPSIIQDHGFEAPTTAGVKFHDLLVVSLGGMGQYAHVINNTGPGTSGTGTTPSTVTSYP, encoded by the coding sequence ATGCTCGCTCCCCCCACCGGTACGACCGCGCTGAGAACCTCGGTGTTGTCGAACCGGCGCAAGACGGCCGCGGCGGTCATCACGGCGCTGATCGCCTCGCTGCTGCTCTTCGTGCCCATGCGCTCCGCGCATGCCGCCGACACCCTGCTGTCGCAGGGCAAGACCGCCACCGCCTCCTCGTCCGAGAACGCCGGCACCCCGGCGTCCGCGGCGGTGGACGGCAACACCGGCACCCGCTGGTCCAGCGCCGCCGCCGACCCGCAGTGGCTGCAGGTCGACCTCGGCGCCACCGACACCATCTCGTCCGTCACCCTCAACTGGGAGACGGCCTACGGCAAGGCCTTCAAGATCCAGACCTCGACGGACGGTTCGAACTGGACCGACGTCTACTCCACCACGACGGGCACCGGCGGCAACCAGACACTTGCCGTAAACGGTTCCGGGCGCTTTGTCCGGATGTACGGAACCGCCCGCGCCACCGGCTACGGCTACTCGCTGTGGGAGTTCCAGGTCTACGGCTCCACCGGTGGCGGCAGCACCCCGCCGGCCTCCGGCACCCTGCTCTCTCAGGGCAAGACAGCCACCGCCTCCTCGACCGAGAACGCCGGCACCCCGGCGTCCGCGGCGGTGGACGGCAACACCGCCACCCGCTGGTCCAGCGCCGCCGCCGACCCGCAGTGGCTGCAGGTCGACCTCGGCGCCACCGACACCATCAGCTCGGTGACGCTCAACTGGGAGTCCGCGTACGGCAAGGCCTTCAAGATCCAGACCTCGGCTGACGGTTCGAGCTGGACCGACGTCTACTCCACCACCACCGGCACCGGCGGCAACCAGACGCTGAACGTCTCCGGCTCCGGCCGGTACGTCCGGGTCTACGGGACCACCCGCGCCACCGGCTACGGCTACTCGCTGTGGGAGTTCCAGGTCTACGGCACCGCAGGTGGCGGCGGCACCACCACGCCTCCGCCCACCGACCCCGGCGGCCCGATCCAGGGCGGCGGCGACCTCGGCTCCAACGTCAAGGTCTTCGACCCCTCGACCCCGAACATCCAGGGCCAGCTGGACACGATCTTCCAGCAGCAGGAGGGCAACCAGTTCGGCGACGCCCGCTACCAGGTGTTCTTCAAGCCGGGCACCTACAACGGGCTCAACGACCAGGTCGGCTTCTACACCTCGGTCTCCGGCCTGGGCCGCAACCCCGACGACGTCCAGATCAACGGTGACATCACCGTGGACGCGGGCTGGTTCAACGGCAACGCCACCCAGAACTTCTGGCGTTCGGTGGAGAACCTGGCCGTCAAACCGGTCAACGGCACCGACCGGTGGGCGGTCGCGCAGGCCGCGCCCTTCCGCCGTATCCACGTCGAGGGCGGCCTGAACCTGGCGCCCAACGGCTACGGCTGGGCGTCCGGCGGCTACATCGCCGACAGCAAGATCGACGGCACCGTCGGCCCGTACTCGCAGCAGCAGTGGTACACCCGCGACAGCTCCATCGGCGGCTGGACCAACGGCGTGTGGAACATGGTGTTCTCGGGCGTCCAGGGCGCTCCGGCGCAGGGCTTCCCGAACCCGGTCTACACGACGCTGAACACCACCCCCGAGTCGCGCGAGAAGCCGTACATGTACCTGGACAGCAGCGGCAACTACGCGGTGTTCGTGCCGAACCTGCGCACCAACGCCAGTGGCGTGTCGTGGCCGAACACCCCGGGTACCTCGCTCCCGCTGAGCCAGTTCTACGTGGCGAAGCCGGGCGTGTCCGCGGCGACCATCAACGCGGCGCTGGCCCAGGGCCTGAACCTGGTCTTCACGCCGGGTATCTACCACGTGGACCAGCCGATCAACGTGACCCGCGCCAACACCGTGGTGCTCGGGCTCGGTTACGCCACGATCGTCCCGGACAACGGGGTCGACGCGGTGAAGGTCTCGGACGTCGACGGCGTCCGGCTGGCCGGCTTCCTGATCGACGCGGGTGCGGGCAACTCGCCGCAGCTGCTGCAGGTCGGCGCGCAGGGTTCGACCGCGAGCCACGCGTCCAACCCGACCACCATCCAGGACGTCTTCGTCCGGGTCGGCGGCGCGCGTGCGGCCCAGGCGCAGACCGCGTTCGAGATCAACAGCAACGACGTGATCATCGACCACACCTGGATCTGGCGGGCCGACCACGGAAGCGCACCAACAGGCTGGACGGTCAACCCGGCCGACATCGGCCTGAAGGTGAACGGCAACAACGTGCTGGCCACCGGTCTGTTCGTGGAGCACTTCAAGAAGTACGACGTGGAGTGGCACGGCCAGAACGGCAGAACGATCTTCTTCCAGAACGAGAAGGCGTACGACGCCCCGAACCAGGCGGCGGTGCAGAACGGCAGTGTCCGGGGCTTCGCCGCGTACAAGGTGGACGACAACGTCACCACGCACGAGGGCTGGGGCCTGGGCAGCTACTGCAACTACACCGCGGATCCGTCGATCATCCAGGATCACGGGTTCGAGGCGCCGACCACCGCGGGGGTCAAGTTCCACGACCTGCTGGTGGTCTCGCTCGGCGGGATGGGCCAATACGCCCATGTCATCAACAACACCGGTCCGGGAACCTCCGGCACCGGCACGACGCCGTCGACAGTGACGTCGTACCCGTAA